In a genomic window of Nitrospirota bacterium:
- a CDS encoding ORF6N domain-containing protein — protein MNEIIPANIIQRKIYLIRGQKVMLDKDLAVLYGVKPIRLREQVKRNIRRFPEDFMFQLNENEIEIMVSQNAIPSRKYLGGYQPYVFTEQGVAMLATVLNSDRAIQANIAIMRAFVKLREMLSTNKELAHKFAQLERKIEKHD, from the coding sequence ATGAATGAAATAATACCGGCTAATATAATTCAACGAAAAATTTATCTGATACGGGGACAGAAGGTCATGCTGGATAAAGACCTTGCAGTTCTTTATGGTGTGAAACCAATCAGATTAAGAGAACAAGTTAAACGGAATATAAGGCGTTTCCCTGAAGATTTTATGTTTCAGCTAAATGAAAATGAGATTGAGATTATGGTATCGCAAAATGCGATACCTTCACGTAAATATCTTGGAGGGTATCAGCCCTATGTTTTCACTGAACAGGGAGTTGCTATGCTTGCTACTGTCTTAAATAGCGACAGAGCCATACAGGCAAACATTGCAATTATGCGTGCCTTCGTCAAACTGCGTGAAATGTTGTCCACAAATAAAGAACTTGCTCACAAGTTTGCGCAGCTTGAAAGAAAGATAGAAAAACATGATG
- a CDS encoding UPF0175 family protein has protein sequence MKTVTIPYPEGLPQTLKLSDSEFTKEVRFLAAAKLYELGKISSGKAAKMAGLDRVSFLKKLGRYKMPAINIQAEEIEKEIKAVKSLR, from the coding sequence ATGAAAACAGTAACCATACCGTATCCCGAGGGACTTCCTCAGACATTAAAGTTATCAGATTCTGAATTTACAAAAGAAGTAAGATTTCTTGCAGCCGCAAAGCTTTATGAACTGGGGAAAATATCCTCAGGAAAAGCAGCAAAAATGGCCGGTTTGGACAGGGTGTCTTTTCTTAAGAAGCTCGGCCGTTATAAGATGCCGGCAATAAATATACAGGCAGAAGAGATAGAAAAAGAAATAAAAGCAGTAAAATCTCTTAGATGA
- a CDS encoding nucleotidyltransferase family protein: protein MKTVQTKNDVSNILSSHREEIERFGVKRIGLFGSFVKGKQKKGSDVDLLVEFIRGKKNFKNFIYLAFFLEDLLHRKVELITHESMSPYLKPYILKEIKYVL from the coding sequence ATGAAGACTGTCCAAACAAAAAACGATGTTTCAAATATTCTATCCTCTCACAGGGAAGAGATAGAAAGGTTTGGCGTAAAACGGATTGGCCTTTTCGGTTCGTTCGTTAAAGGAAAACAAAAAAAAGGAAGCGATGTTGATTTGCTTGTTGAGTTTATCCGCGGAAAGAAAAATTTCAAAAATTTCATTTATCTCGCCTTTTTTCTTGAAGACCTGCTTCATCGTAAAGTTGAGCTTATAACACATGAAAGCATGAGTCCATATCTGAAACCATATATTCTTAAAGAAATCAAATATGTCCTATAA
- a CDS encoding PIN domain nuclease has translation MQISNLLKKLAADANVILSAVAGKAALRIFLKENLELVTTEYNIEEVKEYLSVISEKYGLGMEILESQLKLLPLKVYPGNFYEDFINKAKNKLSGKDEDDIELLALAMKLKVPVWSNDNDFKHSGVEVFTTARLLKILKA, from the coding sequence TTGCAGATTTCGAATCTTTTAAAAAAGCTCGCCGCAGACGCTAATGTAATCCTCTCTGCTGTTGCGGGAAAAGCTGCACTTCGCATATTCCTCAAAGAAAACTTAGAACTCGTAACAACAGAATACAATATCGAAGAAGTAAAAGAATATCTATCCGTTATTTCCGAAAAGTATGGTCTGGGCATGGAAATACTCGAGTCACAGTTAAAGTTGCTTCCGCTGAAGGTCTACCCAGGAAATTTCTACGAAGACTTTATTAACAAGGCAAAAAACAAGTTGTCCGGAAAAGATGAAGATGATATAGAACTGCTTGCACTCGCAATGAAATTAAAAGTTCCTGTTTGGAGCAATGATAATGATTTTAAGCATTCCGGTGTTGAAGTTTTTACTACTGCAAGGCTATTGAAAATTTTAAAGGCATAA
- a CDS encoding PIN domain-containing protein, producing MLKKLIDTNIFIDRFSNPDLHKEIFLSEGLVYISSIVLMEIRAGAHTREAIHAYNELSNFFRRVNRILTPSIRDFEKAGEIIARLQSIKGYEIKKSASITSDCLLAASARSMGAVVHTQNKKDFKAIKDIFDFEVSFV from the coding sequence ATGCTTAAAAAGCTGATAGATACCAATATTTTCATCGACAGATTTTCAAATCCTGATCTGCACAAAGAGATTTTCTTATCCGAAGGATTGGTTTATATATCTTCCATTGTGCTGATGGAAATCAGAGCCGGCGCTCACACAAGAGAAGCGATTCATGCCTATAATGAACTCTCTAATTTTTTCAGGCGGGTAAACAGGATTCTTACGCCTTCTATAAGAGATTTTGAAAAGGCAGGTGAAATTATTGCCCGTCTTCAGAGTATCAAAGGATATGAGATCAAGAAATCTGCATCTATAACAAGTGATTGCCTTCTCGCTGCATCTGCCAGAAGCATGGGCGCTGTAGTGCATACACAAAACAAGAAAGATTTTAAGGCAATAAAAGACATCTTTGATTTTGAAGTTTCTTTTGTTTAA
- a CDS encoding DUF86 domain-containing protein — protein sequence MSYKEYLKHILDEADYIVKKSKGLDKNNFIKDETLKRAFVRSIEIIGEAVKRLPEDFRKKYSDTDWKAMAGTRDKLIHDYFGIDYDIVWDIVINEIPELRKQIKNILK from the coding sequence ATGTCCTATAAGGAATATCTCAAACATATTCTTGATGAAGCTGACTATATAGTCAAAAAATCAAAGGGACTCGATAAAAACAATTTTATAAAAGATGAAACACTGAAAAGGGCATTTGTCCGCAGTATAGAGATAATAGGAGAAGCCGTTAAAAGACTGCCGGAAGATTTCAGAAAAAAATATAGCGATACCGATTGGAAGGCAATGGCAGGCACCAGAGATAAGTTGATTCATGACTATTTTGGCATTGATTACGATATTGTCTGGGATATTGTTATTAATGAAATTCCAGAACTTAGAAAACAGATTAAAAATATTTTGAAGTAG